One genomic window of Musa acuminata AAA Group cultivar baxijiao unplaced genomic scaffold, Cavendish_Baxijiao_AAA HiC_scaffold_247, whole genome shotgun sequence includes the following:
- the LOC135657304 gene encoding NAD(P)H-quinone oxidoreductase chain 4, chloroplastic: MFRWYAICICSLELLLTTYVFCYHFQLDDPLTQLEEDLKWIDVFDFHWRLGIDGLSIGPILLTGFITTLATLAAWPVTRNSRLFYFLMLAMYSGQIGLFSSRDLLLFFMLWELELIPVYLLLSMWGGKKRLYSATKFILYTAGGSIFLLIGVLGMGLYGPNEPTLDFSKLTNQSYPVALEIILYFGFLIAYAVKSPIIPLHTWLPDTHGEAHYSTCMLLAGILLKMGAYGLIRINMELLPHAHSIFSPWLVIVGTIQIIYAASTSLGQRNLKKRIAYSSVSHMGFTIIGIGSITGMGLNGAILQILSHGFIGAALFFLAGTSCDRIRLVYLDEMGGVSIPMPKLFTMFSSFSMASLALPGMSGFVAELLVFFGIITSPKYLLMPKMLITFVMAIGMILTPIYLLSMLRQMFYGYKLFNVPNSNFADSGPRELFVSICIFLPVIGIGIYPDFVLSLSVDRVQAILSNYFHR, translated from the coding sequence atgtttaggtGGTATGCTATATGTATATGCTCGTTGGAACTCCTTCTAACAACCTATGTTTTCTGTTATCATTTCCAATTGGACGATCCATTAACCCAATTGGAGGAAGATTTAAAATGGATAGATGTTTTTGATTTTCACTGGAGACTGGGAATCGATGGGCTTTCCATAGGACCTATTTTACTGACAGGATTTATCACCACTTTAGCTACCTTAGCGGCTTGGCCAGTTACTCGAAATTCGCGATTGTTCTATTTTCTCATGTTAGCAATGTACAGCGGTCAAATAGGATTATTTTCTTCTAGAGACCTTTTACTTTTTTTCATGCTGTGGGAGTTAGAATTAATTCCTGTTTATTTACTTTTATCCATGTGGGGGGGAAAGAAACGTCTCTACTCGGCCACAAAGTTTATTTTGTACACTGCGGGGGGCTCCATTTTTCTCTTAATAGGAGTTCTAGGTATGGGTTTATATGGCCCTAATGAACCCACAttagatttttcaaaattaactaatcaatcatatcctgtggcattggaaataatattatattttggatTCCTTATTGCTTATGCTGTCAAATCGCCGATTATACCCCTACATACGTGGTTACCAGATACCCATGGAGAAGCACATTACAGTACATGTATGCTTCTAGCTGGAATCTTATTAAAAATGGgcgcatatggacttattcggatcaaTATGGAATTATTACCCCACGCTCATTCTATATTTTCTCCCTGGTTGGTAATAGTGGGAACGATTCAAATAATCTATGCAGCTTCAACCTCTCTCGGTCAAcggaatttaaaaaaaagaatagcctattcctctgtatctcacatgggtttcacaattataggaattggttctataaccggaatgggactcaacggtgccattttacaaatactctctcatggatttattggtGCTGCGCTTTTTTTCTTGGCAGGAACGAGTTGTGATAGAATACGTCTTGTTTATCTCGACGAAATGGGGGGGGTATCGATCCCAATGCCAAAACTATTTACCATGTTCAGTAGTTTTTCGATGGCTTCTCTTGCATTGCCAGGAATGAGTGGTTTTGTTGCGGAATTATTAGTATTTTTTGGAATAATTACTAGTCCAAAATACCTTTTAATGCCAAAAATGCTAATTACTTTTGTAATGGCAATTGGAATGATATTAActcctatttatttattatctatgttacgtcagatgttctatggatacaagctaTTCAATGTTCCAAACTCTAATTTTGCGGATTCTGGACCACGAGAACTATTTGTTTCAATCTGTATCTTTCTACCCGTAATAGGTATTGGTATTTATCCGGATTTCGTTCTCTCGCTATCAGTTGACAGGGTGCAAGCTATCCTATCTAATTACTTTCATCGATAG